DNA from Geobacillus vulcani PSS1:
CCATAATCGAAAAGACGATAATCGGAATGTTGTTATCCATGCAAAGCGAGGAAGCGGTCGAATCCATGACGGCAAGGCCCTGTTTAATGACATCCAAGTACGACAGCTCATCGTACTTGACCGCATTGGCGTCGACGTTCGGGTCGGCGCTGTAGACGCCATCGACGTTGTTTTTCGCCATTAAAATGACGTCCGCCTCGATTTCCGCCGCACGGAGCGCCGCCGTTGTATCGGTCGAAAAATACGGGTTGCCGGTGCCGGCGGCGAAAATGACAACTCGTTTTTTCTCCAGATGGCGGATCGCCCGGCGGCGAATGTATGGTTCAGCCACTTGCCGCATCTCGATCGATGTCTGCACCCTCGTTTCCACGCCGAGTTGCTCAAGGCTGTCCTGCAAGGCGAGCGCGTTCATCACCGTCGCCAACATGCCCATATAATCGGCCGTCGCCCGGTCCATCCCCATTTCGCTTCCCGTTTTTCCACGCCAAATATTGCCGCCGCCGACGACAATGGCGACCTCGACGCCCAGTTCAACAACTTCTTTTACTTGTTTGGCGATCGACTGAATGACCGCCGGATGAATGCCAAACCCTTGCTTTCCGGCGAGCGCTTCCCCGCTTAACTTTAAAACGACGCGTTTGTATTTTGGTTGTTCCATGTCAAACCTCCATGATGCGAATCGCTTTGAAAAACAGGGAACACGCGCGTGTTCCCTGTTGCGGTCCGTCATTGCTTTCTGACTTGGCTCATGACTTCTTCGGCGAAATTGTCTTGGCGTTTTTCGAGCCCTTCGCCGACTTCGTAGCGGATGAACTGCTTGATTGTTGCTCCGTTCGATTCGACATATTGGCGCACCGTCACATCCGGGTTTTTCACGAACGCTTGCTCGAGCAGGCAGACGTCTTCGTAAAACTTGTTCAGCCGGCCTTCGACCATTTTTTCAACGATTTTTTCCGGCTTGCCTTCGTTTAACGCTTGTTGCTTCAACACTTCGCGCTCATGCGCGATCTCTTCTTGCGGCACGTCGTCGCGCGAGACGTATTTTGGATGAAGGGCGGCAATGTGCATGGCGACATCTTTGGCGACGTCTTCGCTCGCATTGCCAGCTAATAACGTTAATACGCCGATGCGCCCACCCATGTGCAAGTACGCACCAAACGTTTCGCCGTCCGCTTTATTGACGACGGCAAAGCGGCGAAGCGTAATTTTTTCACCAATTTTGGCAATCGCTTCGTTGATGTAGTCTTGGACGGTCGAACCGTTGTCCATCGTTTGACTGAGCGCTTCGTCCAGCGAAGCCGGCTTTTGTTTCAGCAAGTGGGCGGCCAATGTTT
Protein-coding regions in this window:
- the pyrH gene encoding UMP kinase, producing the protein MEQPKYKRVVLKLSGEALAGKQGFGIHPAVIQSIAKQVKEVVELGVEVAIVVGGGNIWRGKTGSEMGMDRATADYMGMLATVMNALALQDSLEQLGVETRVQTSIEMRQVAEPYIRRRAIRHLEKKRVVIFAAGTGNPYFSTDTTAALRAAEIEADVILMAKNNVDGVYSADPNVDANAVKYDELSYLDVIKQGLAVMDSTASSLCMDNNIPIIVFSIMEEGNIKRAVLGENIGTIVRGK
- the tsf gene encoding translation elongation factor Ts; protein product: MAITAQMVKELREKTGAGMMDCKKALTETNGDMEKAIDWLREKGIAKAAKKADRIAAEGMAYIAAEGNTAVILEVNSETDFVAKNEEFQTLVKTLAAHLLKQKPASLDEALSQTMDNGSTVQDYINEAIAKIGEKITLRRFAVVNKADGETFGAYLHMGGRIGVLTLLAGNASEDVAKDVAMHIAALHPKYVSRDDVPQEEIAHEREVLKQQALNEGKPEKIVEKMVEGRLNKFYEDVCLLEQAFVKNPDVTVRQYVESNGATIKQFIRYEVGEGLEKRQDNFAEEVMSQVRKQ